The nucleotide window AGCTTGATTAATTTTAGCTATTGGAATATGTTCTCTAGATGCGCACATGGAGGTTTTATGAAGAATTCGGCGGTAAAAAGTGTCAGCTTTTCTCAGTACAGAGCCTTCAAAGAACCGCAAAGTCTGAGCGTAAAGCCGTTGACGATATTGTTCGGATACAATAACTCAGGTAAAAGTTCGGCAATCCGACTGCTATCGATATTAGCTGCTAGTTTTTCACAATCTCGACCTGAAACTTATGCTCCGAGCTTTCTTGATTACACGGCACCCTGCTTGAGGGGGGCTATTTTTAGGAATATAGCTTTTGCTAATCAAAGCCGAATGAGCTTTGGGATAGAATGGTGTGACGGTGATTGTTTTTCATTTGACATTAAACAAGAGGGTGTTGATAAAGAGGTATTAACTTCATTAACATATAAAGAGAATTCCCCCAGCGGATTGCGCGAGTCAATTTTTATTCAGGGCTTAGGCGCTGATGGGCGTTACGTTGATGCGAATAATGCCGGCCGAGAATTGTATCTAGACAGATTTTCAATTGTAAAAAATCTGAAGTCTAAGAAGCCTTTGTTCCCATCTATTAGTAAGAAGACATTTGCTTTATCAAATTCTGTTCATTGGCTAAATGCTGTGAGGATTTACCCTCCAAGGGAATTTACAATAAACTCGAGCGTCCCTGTCGGTATTAGATTTGACGGCGGAGGGACCGCTGAAGCAATCTGGGATTTGGCAAGCAAAAAAAGCAAGGCTTTTGATTGGATTAATGAGTGGCTCGCTGAAACTTGTGGTAGAAAAATAGTCTTGGACACTTTGTCTCAAAGCGTATCGAATGATCGAATTGTTGCACGCCTAGAGACTGTTTCCGTAAATGAGAGTGATGTTTCTTCTCCAATTAGAGTGCCTATACTTGATTCAGGAGAGGGTATAGCCCAAGCGCTGCCTGTTGTAACTTTATGTGCTCTTGCTGCTACAGGTGACTTAGGCGAGTACCCAATCATATTACTTGAGCAGCCTGAACTGCATTTGCATCCTAAGGCAATAGTTACTCTTGCTAACTTTTTGGTAAGATGTATTAGGAAAAACACAAATGCACGATTTGTCATCGAAACTCATTCGGAAAGCCTACTTCTTGCCGTTCAGACTGTTGTCGCCTCTAAAGAGTTAAATTTGGCAGACGTTAGTGCTTACTGGGTGTCCAGGGCTGTTGAGGCTGATGGCAGCACCTTGAAAAAGGTCGAGTTTGATGAGGATGCGTACATTCTTAACAATTTCCCAAGCGAAGTTTTTCAAGAAGTTTATGAGCAGGCGAAGAACTTAATAAAAGTAAGAGATGGAGAAGGAGCATAGAATGCACTTTCTAGTTTCTTCCGAATTGCTGAATGGTGAAAATGAAATCAAACTGCACGACCTCGCAAAGCGCTTTCTGGAAGAGCGAATTTTTGTGGAGTTTACTGATATTGATAAAGCAGAGGTGTGGGTAGAGACGCTAGATGCCAGGACTCAAGAAACCTGGTCCCGCGTGCTTCGTCATTCGGTGCACCTGAAATCGCAGCATAATATGAAGAAGTTATACTTGGCTGCTAATAAGA belongs to Pseudomonas asiatica and includes:
- a CDS encoding AAA family ATPase, with the protein product MKNSAVKSVSFSQYRAFKEPQSLSVKPLTILFGYNNSGKSSAIRLLSILAASFSQSRPETYAPSFLDYTAPCLRGAIFRNIAFANQSRMSFGIEWCDGDCFSFDIKQEGVDKEVLTSLTYKENSPSGLRESIFIQGLGADGRYVDANNAGRELYLDRFSIVKNLKSKKPLFPSISKKTFALSNSVHWLNAVRIYPPREFTINSSVPVGIRFDGGGTAEAIWDLASKKSKAFDWINEWLAETCGRKIVLDTLSQSVSNDRIVARLETVSVNESDVSSPIRVPILDSGEGIAQALPVVTLCALAATGDLGEYPIILLEQPELHLHPKAIVTLANFLVRCIRKNTNARFVIETHSESLLLAVQTVVASKELNLADVSAYWVSRAVEADGSTLKKVEFDEDAYILNNFPSEVFQEVYEQAKNLIKVRDGEGA